A single genomic interval of bacterium harbors:
- a CDS encoding ABC transporter ATP-binding protein produces MKSIEVNNLTKRFGDFTAVDKVSFSVAPGEIFGFLGPNGSGKSTTIRMLCGIISPSEGRATVAGHDITASPELVKQNIGYMSQKFSLYSELSAEENFTFFSGIYGKTSEEIGELRQKVFGSLGLLGLEGRIAGDLPGGYRQRLALACAISHGPKVLFLDEPTAGVDPAARRSFWSIIQSLAAEGMTIFVTTHYMDEAEYAGRLAFIYNGKIVALDTPEKLKQDYKQKLYQLYGPPPLEMMEKISLVKEACQVAPFGNALHISCWPETDVAPRIKALLGDQKYTLEQITPSLEDVFVALIDRPSASMAGQHSRDDKVTVSTLR; encoded by the coding sequence GTGAAATCCATAGAAGTAAATAACCTCACCAAGCGCTTCGGCGATTTCACCGCGGTGGACAAGGTCTCGTTCTCTGTAGCCCCGGGGGAGATCTTCGGCTTCCTTGGCCCCAACGGCTCCGGCAAGTCCACCACCATCCGGATGCTGTGCGGGATCATCAGTCCCAGCGAGGGCCGGGCCACGGTGGCCGGGCATGACATCACCGCCAGCCCGGAGCTGGTGAAGCAGAACATCGGCTACATGTCGCAGAAGTTCTCGCTGTATTCCGAGCTTTCGGCGGAAGAGAATTTCACCTTCTTTTCCGGCATCTACGGGAAAACTTCCGAGGAGATCGGAGAACTGCGGCAGAAGGTCTTCGGCTCATTGGGCCTGTTAGGTTTGGAGGGCAGGATCGCCGGAGACCTGCCGGGCGGCTACCGGCAGCGTCTGGCCCTGGCCTGCGCCATCTCGCACGGACCAAAGGTGCTGTTCCTGGACGAGCCCACCGCCGGGGTGGACCCAGCCGCCCGCCGCAGTTTCTGGAGCATCATCCAGAGCCTGGCGGCCGAGGGCATGACCATCTTCGTTACCACCCATTACATGGACGAGGCCGAGTACGCCGGGCGGCTGGCCTTCATCTACAACGGTAAAATAGTGGCCCTGGACACGCCGGAAAAACTAAAACAAGATTACAAGCAGAAGCTCTACCAACTATATGGCCCGCCGCCGCTGGAGATGATGGAAAAGATCTCCCTGGTTAAGGAGGCCTGCCAGGTGGCGCCGTTCGGCAACGCCCTGCACATCTCCTGCTGGCCGGAAACGGACGTGGCCCCCAGGATCAAGGCTTTGCTGGGCGATCAGAAATACACATTGGAACAGATAACGCCCTCGCTGGAAGATGTATTCGTAGCGCTGATAGACCGTCCCTCAGCCAGTATGGCAGGACAGCATTCTCGGGATGACAAGGTAACAGTGTCAACACTTCGTTAG
- a CDS encoding ABC transporter permease, which produces MILLNRRLYGVFRKELLHIQRDPRTLFLTLAFPVMMMLLYGFGIRFDVKNLPLVVLDYDRSAFTREYTQSLIKNEAFAYKGHVMSYAELEQKLEKGQARVGLVFWPGASRRLTRGQSVPVQVVIDGSDANTANIAMGYLSAFGQSYSQKLLQSGQTRLPANINLVPLNIQPRVWYNPELRSANFVVPGIIGVIMIMLGALLTAFTIVEEKERGTIEMLISSPLTRFELMLGKILPYLILSLLAIASIVVMGYLMFNVPIKGSLAALTVSCVVYMFSVLGIGVLISNLTSKLQEAMFAAVMISLLPGILLSGFAFPIESMPAWIKPLTYLVPTRYFLVIIRGIYLKGIGPLVLWRQALPLIVFGAGILVFSALKFKKSLD; this is translated from the coding sequence ATGATACTCCTCAACCGCAGACTATACGGGGTGTTCCGCAAGGAACTGCTGCACATCCAGCGCGACCCGCGGACCCTGTTCCTGACCCTGGCCTTCCCGGTGATGATGATGCTGTTGTACGGCTTTGGCATCCGGTTCGACGTCAAGAACCTGCCGCTGGTGGTGCTGGACTACGACCGCTCGGCCTTCACCCGGGAATACACCCAGAGCCTGATCAAGAACGAGGCCTTTGCCTACAAGGGCCACGTGATGAGCTACGCCGAGCTGGAGCAGAAGCTGGAAAAGGGCCAGGCCCGGGTGGGGCTAGTGTTCTGGCCCGGCGCCTCCCGCCGCCTGACCCGGGGCCAGAGCGTGCCGGTGCAGGTGGTGATAGATGGCTCGGACGCCAACACCGCCAACATCGCCATGGGATACTTAAGCGCCTTCGGCCAAAGCTATTCCCAGAAACTTTTGCAGAGCGGACAGACCAGGCTGCCGGCCAACATCAACCTGGTGCCCCTGAACATCCAGCCCCGGGTGTGGTACAACCCGGAACTTCGCTCGGCCAATTTTGTGGTGCCGGGGATCATCGGTGTGATCATGATCATGCTGGGCGCACTGCTGACGGCCTTCACCATAGTGGAGGAGAAGGAGCGGGGCACCATCGAGATGCTGATCTCCTCGCCCCTGACCCGGTTCGAGCTGATGCTGGGCAAGATCCTGCCCTACCTGATCCTCTCGCTTTTAGCCATCGCCAGCATAGTGGTGATGGGATACCTGATGTTCAATGTGCCCATCAAGGGCAGCCTGGCGGCGCTGACCGTTTCATGCGTGGTCTACATGTTCAGCGTGCTGGGGATAGGGGTGCTGATCTCCAACCTGACCAGCAAGCTGCAGGAGGCCATGTTCGCCGCGGTGATGATCTCCCTGCTGCCGGGGATACTGCTTTCGGGCTTCGCCTTTCCCATCGAAAGCATGCCAGCCTGGATCAAGCCCCTGACCTACCTGGTGCCCACCCGTTATTTTCTAGTGATCATCCGGGGCATCTACCTTAAGGGCATCGGGCCGCTGGTGCTGTGGCGGCAGGCCCTGCCGCTGATAGTCTTCGGTGCGGGGATACTGGTGTTCAGCGCGCTGAAGTTCAAGAAGAGTTTGGACTAA
- a CDS encoding ABC transporter permease codes for MNKHRLKFLIRKEFIQIFRNPMTLRMILVIPIVQTLLFGYVTTTDVKNIKLLVCDLDQSAYSRELAAKLTNTGYFTKAAEVSDLKSIDQYLDQGRVKAAVVFPSGLASDVTAGRTGNIQIMIDGSNSSEASIAQSYLQKVLANESIRLIRQQLSRAGTTGSLEMPIDTRPRVWFNPELKSVYYMIPGLICMVLFQMTSMLTALGIVREKEQGTMEQIIVSPITTWELIAGKTLPFALMALIDVVLVMLLGTLWFGVILKGSLLHLFGASIVFIFTVLGIGMLVSTVSHTQSQAMMINQFFMATNMLLSGFMFPISSMPQAMQYFTYLVPLRYFLEIVRSIFLKGTGPAAWWPQLLFLAVFGVLTFGFSALMFKKRLD; via the coding sequence ATGAACAAACACCGCCTAAAATTTCTGATCCGCAAGGAGTTCATCCAGATCTTCCGCAATCCCATGACCCTGCGGATGATCCTGGTGATCCCTATCGTCCAGACCCTGCTGTTCGGCTACGTCACCACCACCGACGTCAAGAACATCAAGCTGCTGGTCTGCGACCTGGACCAAAGCGCCTATTCCCGGGAGCTGGCGGCCAAGCTGACCAACACCGGCTATTTCACCAAGGCGGCCGAGGTCTCCGACCTCAAATCCATCGACCAATATCTGGACCAGGGCCGGGTCAAGGCGGCGGTGGTCTTTCCTTCGGGCCTGGCCTCCGACGTCACCGCCGGGCGGACCGGGAACATCCAGATCATGATCGACGGCAGCAATTCCAGCGAGGCCAGCATCGCCCAAAGCTATCTGCAAAAGGTCCTGGCCAACGAGTCCATCCGCCTGATCCGGCAGCAGCTCTCCCGGGCCGGCACCACCGGCAGCCTGGAGATGCCCATAGACACCCGGCCCCGGGTCTGGTTCAACCCCGAACTGAAGAGCGTCTACTACATGATACCGGGGCTGATCTGCATGGTGCTGTTCCAGATGACCTCGATGCTGACCGCTCTGGGCATCGTGCGGGAGAAGGAGCAGGGCACCATGGAGCAGATCATAGTCAGCCCCATCACCACCTGGGAGCTGATCGCCGGCAAGACCCTGCCCTTTGCCCTGATGGCGCTGATAGACGTGGTGCTGGTGATGCTTTTGGGCACCCTGTGGTTCGGGGTGATCCTCAAGGGCAGTCTGTTACACCTGTTCGGGGCCTCCATAGTATTCATCTTCACTGTGCTGGGGATCGGGATGCTGGTCTCCACCGTCTCCCATACCCAATCCCAGGCCATGATGATCAACCAGTTCTTTATGGCCACCAACATGCTGCTTTCCGGGTTCATGTTCCCCATCAGCTCCATGCCCCAGGCCATGCAGTATTTCACCTACCTGGTGCCGCTGAGGTATTTTCTGGAGATCGTGCGCAGCATCTTCCTAAAAGGGACCGGCCCGGCGGCCTGGTGGCCCCAGCTGCTGTTTTTGGCGGTGTTCGGGGTGCTGACCTTCGGGTTTTCGGCGCTGATGTTCAAAAAGAGGCTGGACTGA
- a CDS encoding ImmA/IrrE family metallo-endopeptidase — MKLPVKWLSKNDLKKAAEQFNAKYNPEKAVPVPIDSIIESRLNLDIVPIAGLKEELDNDGFISRDFTTIHIDQNIYFNVEVRYRFSLAHEIGHFILHKDIYRDLHYETVEDWADTYEEIDSEDYGKLEFQANHFAGCLLIPDFALLPLFQEALKDILPQIEAAQEKNIPRETYLDSVIGSIARKLAPHFNVSSLCMENRIRNDDLYSTMIP; from the coding sequence ATGAAGCTGCCGGTTAAATGGTTGAGTAAAAACGACCTGAAAAAGGCAGCCGAGCAGTTTAACGCAAAATACAACCCTGAAAAAGCGGTTCCGGTGCCGATTGATTCTATAATTGAAAGCAGGCTGAACCTTGACATTGTCCCCATAGCCGGGCTTAAAGAAGAATTGGACAATGACGGCTTTATATCCCGCGACTTTACCACCATACATATTGACCAAAACATATATTTCAACGTAGAGGTCCGTTATCGCTTTTCTTTGGCACATGAAATAGGACATTTTATATTGCACAAAGATATTTATCGAGACCTTCATTACGAAACGGTGGAAGACTGGGCCGACACTTACGAGGAGATAGACTCTGAGGACTACGGAAAGCTTGAATTCCAGGCCAACCATTTTGCCGGTTGCTTATTGATCCCCGATTTTGCCCTTTTGCCTTTATTTCAGGAAGCCCTGAAAGATATTTTGCCCCAAATAGAAGCCGCCCAAGAAAAAAACATACCGCGTGAGACTTATTTGGATTCAGTCATTGGCAGCATTGCCCGCAAACTGGCTCCGCATTTTAACGTGTCATCTCTTTGTATGGAAAACAGGATCCGGAACGATGATCTTTACAGTACAATGATTCCTTAA
- a CDS encoding helix-turn-helix transcriptional regulator has product MYKKLFGEFIKQKRLGKNLTLRQFCLDNSIDPGNYSKMERGLLAPPSSKEQLEKYATALGLKNGSEDWIELFDRASACRGEIPEEILKDTELVNKLPLFFRTLRGEKVPKEKLKELAEIIRKGGQ; this is encoded by the coding sequence ATGTATAAAAAACTATTCGGCGAGTTTATCAAACAAAAAAGGCTTGGGAAAAACCTTACTTTACGGCAGTTTTGCCTAGATAACTCCATAGATCCTGGAAATTACAGCAAAATGGAGCGCGGCCTGCTGGCGCCGCCTTCCTCTAAAGAGCAGTTGGAAAAATACGCTACCGCTTTGGGGCTAAAAAACGGGTCTGAGGATTGGATAGAGTTGTTTGACCGCGCCTCCGCTTGCCGGGGCGAGATCCCGGAAGAAATTTTAAAGGATACCGAATTAGTAAACAAATTGCCCCTTTTCTTCAGGACCTTGCGCGGCGAAAAAGTGCCCAAGGAAAAGCTTAAGGAGCTGGCGGAAATAATAAGAAAAGGCGGCCAGTGA
- the infC gene encoding translation initiation factor IF-3, translating into MSKDYRVNNKIRVPEVRVVGPDGQQIGVLPIAEALRQAEDKGLDLVEIVPEAKPPVCKIIDFGKFLYHEEKNKKEARKKQHEVKVKEIRLGPKIGEHDYLVKFNQARDFLAHKDKVRVSMRFRGREMAHIDIGRRVIDRFMVEIADVAVIEQQPKLEGNTMVSLLSPKNTA; encoded by the coding sequence ATCAGCAAGGATTATCGGGTAAATAACAAGATTCGGGTCCCGGAGGTCAGGGTGGTGGGGCCCGATGGTCAGCAGATAGGCGTGCTGCCTATCGCCGAGGCCCTGCGCCAGGCAGAGGACAAGGGGCTGGACCTGGTGGAGATAGTGCCCGAGGCCAAACCCCCGGTCTGCAAGATCATAGATTTCGGGAAATTCCTTTACCACGAGGAGAAGAACAAGAAGGAGGCCCGGAAGAAGCAGCACGAGGTCAAGGTCAAGGAGATCCGGCTGGGGCCCAAGATCGGCGAACACGATTACCTGGTAAAATTCAACCAGGCCAGGGATTTCCTGGCCCACAAGGACAAGGTCAGGGTCTCGATGCGCTTTAGGGGCCGGGAGATGGCCCACATCGACATCGGCCGGCGGGTGATAGACCGCTTTATGGTGGAGATCGCAGACGTGGCCGTGATCGAACAGCAGCCCAAGCTGGAGGGAAATACCATGGTGTCGCTGCTTTCGCCCAAGAACACCGCCTGA